In one Pseudarthrobacter sp. NBSH8 genomic region, the following are encoded:
- a CDS encoding glutamine amidotransferase has product MKPFLLLASRAEDAAAEDEYAAYLRYGGLVPEQLRRVRLEAAPLPHLDLAEYSGVIVGGSPFTSSDPAEKKSATQHRVERELAGLLDRIVEQDFPFLGACYGVGTLGRHQGAVIDRTFGEQLGGVEIELTQAGLADPLLRGMPRRFTAFTGHKEACSSLPSHAVLLASSLACPVHMFRIKQNLYATQFHPELDAEGLVTRIDIYRHAGYFPPESAEELMAAARTFTVTEPMTILKNFVARYAG; this is encoded by the coding sequence GTGAAGCCTTTCCTGCTCCTGGCCTCCCGGGCCGAAGACGCCGCCGCTGAAGACGAGTACGCCGCGTACCTGAGGTACGGCGGCCTGGTGCCGGAGCAGCTACGGCGCGTCCGGCTTGAAGCCGCGCCCCTGCCGCACCTTGACCTGGCCGAATACTCAGGCGTGATTGTGGGCGGCAGTCCGTTTACCTCCAGCGACCCCGCGGAGAAGAAAAGCGCCACCCAGCACCGCGTAGAGCGTGAGCTGGCCGGGCTGTTGGACCGGATCGTGGAACAGGACTTTCCCTTCCTGGGCGCCTGCTACGGGGTTGGGACACTGGGAAGGCACCAGGGCGCCGTCATCGACAGGACCTTCGGCGAACAGTTGGGCGGGGTGGAAATCGAGCTGACGCAGGCAGGGCTCGCGGATCCGCTCCTGCGCGGGATGCCACGCCGCTTCACCGCCTTCACCGGACACAAGGAAGCCTGTTCATCGCTGCCCTCCCACGCCGTGCTGCTGGCATCCTCCTTGGCGTGCCCCGTCCACATGTTCCGGATCAAGCAGAACCTGTACGCCACGCAGTTCCACCCTGAGCTGGACGCGGAGGGCCTGGTCACCAGGATCGACATCTACCGGCATGCCGGCTACTTCCCGCCGGAATCCGCCGAGGAACTGATGGCAGCCGCCCGTACCTTCACCGTCACCGAGCCCATGACCATTCTGAAGAACTTCGTGGCCCGCTACGCCGGCTGA
- a CDS encoding nuclear transport factor 2 family protein: MLAPSFEEEVDRYHLAVPEITRGNPGAVKDLYSRLDDVTLANPFGGIARGWAQVEARLDQASRQFQDGEMLGFDTITSYTARDTAFLVETEHFRARLESAAAPEEFALRVTSIFRREEGYWKLVHRHADPAAQPQSRRSFVQPAGH, from the coding sequence ATGCTTGCACCCAGTTTTGAAGAAGAAGTAGACCGCTACCACCTGGCGGTTCCGGAAATCACCCGCGGGAATCCCGGTGCCGTCAAGGACCTGTATTCCAGGCTCGACGACGTCACGCTGGCCAACCCGTTCGGCGGCATCGCACGCGGTTGGGCCCAAGTGGAGGCCCGGCTGGACCAGGCGTCCCGCCAGTTCCAGGACGGCGAGATGCTCGGATTCGACACCATCACGTCCTACACCGCACGTGACACGGCCTTCCTGGTGGAAACGGAACACTTCCGTGCCCGCCTCGAGAGCGCCGCGGCGCCGGAGGAATTCGCGCTCCGCGTGACCAGCATCTTCCGGCGCGAAGAAGGCTACTGGAAGCTGGTCCACCGCCACGCAGACCCGGCCGCACAGCCGCAGTCCCGGCGATCGTTCGTGCAGCCTGCCGGCCACTGA
- a CDS encoding biotin carboxylase N-terminal domain-containing protein, which yields MSANLEQSASPVQSNLTKVLIANRGEIAVRIIRAARDEGIASVAVYADPDRDALHVRLADEAYSLGGNTAAESYLVMDKIIDVARQSGADGIHPGYGFLAENAEFAAKVIDAGITWIGPSPAAISALGDKVQARHIAEKVGAPQVPGTADPVESAEEILEFVDKFGLPVAIKAAFGGGGRGIKVARNREEIPELFESAVREAVAAFGRGECFIERFLDAPRHVETQCLADAHGNVVVISTRDCSLQRRNQKLVEEAPAPFLTEEQNRRLYESSKAILKEAGYQGAGTCEFLVGQDGTISFLEVNTRLQVEHCVSEEVTGIDLVREQFRLARGEELGYGDPEVRGHSFEFRITGEDPGRNFMPAPGTITTLKNPTGPGIRIDSGVEEGDVISGNFDSMLSKLIVTGATRAQALQRSRRALEEMVVGGIPTVIPFDLAVVSDPAFAPEEGPFSIHTRWIETEFVNTIPAWTPDGTADAGGDAGERQRVVVEVGGKRLEVVLPASLGSIGAGSTAGSGAKAGKSKKRLRSGGVAAAAAGDALTSPMQGTIVKVAVANGDVVAEGDLVVVLEAMKMEQPLTAHRSGTITGLTAAAGETVSAGAVIATIED from the coding sequence TTGTCAGCAAATTTGGAGCAGTCCGCTAGTCCCGTGCAGTCGAACCTCACCAAGGTACTGATCGCAAACCGGGGCGAAATCGCAGTGCGCATCATCCGCGCGGCCCGCGACGAAGGCATTGCCTCCGTGGCGGTCTACGCCGATCCGGACCGCGACGCGCTCCATGTCAGGCTTGCCGACGAAGCCTACTCCCTGGGTGGCAACACCGCCGCGGAGTCCTACCTGGTGATGGACAAGATCATTGACGTGGCCCGCCAGTCCGGCGCCGACGGCATCCATCCCGGCTACGGCTTCCTCGCCGAAAACGCCGAGTTCGCCGCGAAGGTCATCGACGCAGGCATCACCTGGATCGGCCCTTCCCCTGCCGCAATTTCCGCTTTGGGCGACAAGGTGCAGGCCCGGCACATCGCCGAAAAGGTCGGCGCGCCCCAGGTTCCCGGCACCGCCGATCCTGTGGAGTCCGCCGAGGAAATCCTCGAGTTCGTGGACAAGTTCGGCCTGCCCGTGGCCATCAAGGCAGCCTTCGGCGGCGGCGGACGCGGCATCAAGGTGGCCCGCAACCGCGAAGAAATCCCGGAGCTCTTCGAGTCTGCCGTGCGTGAGGCTGTGGCGGCCTTTGGCCGCGGCGAGTGCTTCATCGAACGCTTCCTGGACGCCCCGCGCCACGTCGAAACGCAGTGCCTCGCGGACGCCCATGGCAACGTCGTGGTCATCTCCACGCGTGACTGCTCGCTGCAGCGCCGCAACCAGAAGCTCGTTGAAGAAGCGCCTGCCCCGTTCCTCACGGAAGAGCAGAACCGCCGCCTCTACGAATCCTCCAAGGCGATCCTGAAGGAAGCCGGCTACCAGGGCGCCGGAACCTGCGAGTTCCTGGTGGGCCAGGACGGCACCATCTCCTTCCTCGAGGTCAACACCCGCCTGCAGGTGGAGCACTGCGTCTCTGAGGAAGTCACGGGCATCGACCTCGTCCGCGAACAGTTCCGGCTGGCGCGCGGCGAGGAGCTTGGCTACGGCGACCCCGAGGTCCGCGGCCACTCCTTCGAATTCCGCATCACCGGCGAGGATCCCGGCCGCAACTTCATGCCCGCCCCCGGCACCATCACCACCCTGAAGAACCCCACGGGCCCCGGCATCCGGATCGATTCCGGCGTGGAGGAGGGCGATGTCATCAGCGGCAACTTCGACTCGATGCTCTCCAAGCTGATCGTCACCGGCGCCACCCGCGCCCAGGCCCTGCAGCGTTCGCGACGCGCTTTGGAGGAAATGGTGGTGGGAGGAATCCCCACCGTTATCCCCTTCGACCTCGCCGTTGTATCGGACCCCGCTTTTGCGCCCGAGGAAGGGCCCTTCAGCATCCACACCCGCTGGATTGAAACCGAATTCGTCAACACCATTCCTGCCTGGACGCCGGACGGAACCGCTGACGCCGGCGGCGACGCCGGTGAACGCCAGCGTGTGGTGGTTGAAGTAGGCGGCAAGCGCCTAGAGGTTGTCCTGCCCGCCTCCCTAGGTTCGATCGGGGCGGGCTCCACCGCCGGTTCCGGAGCCAAGGCCGGCAAGTCCAAGAAGCGCCTCCGTTCAGGCGGCGTGGCAGCGGCCGCCGCCGGGGACGCGCTGACCTCCCCGATGCAGGGCACCATCGTTAAGGTTGCCGTGGCCAACGGCGACGTTGTGGCCGAGGGCGACCTGGTGGTGGTTCTTGAAGCGATGAAGATGGAACAGCCCCTGACCGCACACCGCTCCGGCACCATCACCGGACTCACCGCAGCGGCCGGTGAGACGGTTTCGGCCGGCGCCGTCATCGCCACGATCGAAGACTAG
- a CDS encoding nucleoside triphosphate pyrophosphatase, with product MTRLILASQSPARTKLLADAGIRHSVLVSDVDEDAVQARYGVTDPHDTALLLARAKAEAVAALPEADGALVIGCDSVFEFDGEAHGKPYTAAVARQRMLRMSGNSGVLHTGHWLVDCRATAADDEPDEEIAAGAPDDGAPAPGSGATLGAVASAEVHFTDMDPEEIDAYIATGEPLHCAGSFTIDGLGGAFILKVDGDPHAVVGLSVSTLRSLLAHANVRITELWSAE from the coding sequence GTGACCCGCCTCATCCTCGCCTCCCAGTCCCCCGCCCGCACCAAGCTCCTGGCCGACGCCGGCATCCGGCACTCCGTGCTGGTCTCCGACGTGGACGAGGACGCGGTCCAGGCCCGCTACGGCGTTACGGATCCGCACGATACCGCGCTGCTGCTGGCACGCGCCAAGGCCGAGGCGGTGGCCGCGTTGCCGGAAGCGGACGGCGCACTGGTCATCGGCTGCGACTCCGTCTTCGAATTCGACGGCGAGGCGCACGGCAAACCGTACACGGCCGCCGTCGCCCGCCAACGGATGCTGCGGATGAGCGGCAACAGCGGGGTCCTGCACACCGGCCACTGGCTGGTGGATTGCCGCGCAACGGCAGCCGATGACGAGCCCGACGAGGAGATCGCGGCTGGGGCGCCCGACGACGGCGCCCCAGCACCGGGATCCGGCGCCACGCTCGGGGCGGTCGCCTCCGCCGAGGTCCACTTCACGGACATGGATCCGGAAGAGATCGACGCGTACATCGCCACGGGCGAACCGCTTCACTGCGCCGGCTCCTTCACCATCGACGGCCTGGGCGGCGCGTTCATCCTGAAGGTGGACGGGGACCCGCACGCCGTTGTGGGGCTGTCAGTCTCCACCCTGCGCAGTCTCCTCGCGCACGCAAACGTACGCATCACGGAGCTGTGGTCCGCCGAATAA
- a CDS encoding MMPL family transporter: protein MALLLYRLGKFSYRHRWLVISLWLAALVAVGGSAAAFHGTLSNNFQIPGTETQRVADKLKQELPAASGGSATIVFEAPEGGFTDRSRAAVTAALTKLGDLPDVKATVDPFATQAGLDQAGQAIADGEQQLAAGQARLDASRAELDAGAAQLSAAEQQLAAGGATPAMIEARLGVQKAALAQGKAQLEAGTQELQAAKAKLDLGKRQAEASAGIRFVSTDGQAAVAQVQFNTSINALTPAVRQQVQDIAHEASSAGVTALASKEITEDISELFGTAEIIGIGVAALVLILMLGTLIAAGLPLLMAVIGVGVGVGITFALSGAFEMSSISPMLALMLGLAVGIDYSLFIVNRHRTQLQAGMDPEESVARATGTSGNAVLFAGLTVIIALAALVVPGLPFLSVMGLAAAGTVAVAVLVALTLTPALLSLIGRRIISRRAWAKADAHNAEAGHEVADQASDEEKSTRGWGGMVTRHPIVALVSGVLLLGTLALPAAQLQLALPDGGSEPVDSEAYQAYDVTARSFGEGVTGPIVVVGEFPAGLDETQAQKLQYDVAELIRGVDNVVATVPVALSEDRRTAVFQVIPEEGPAKAGTVQVVSELRERGTQIQAETGVTIGLTGQTAGNIDVSSKLGDALPPYLAIVVGLSLILLLLVFRSIVVPLLATGGFLLSLAAAFGLVVAVYQWGWLGGVFDVANPGAVLSFLPIILIGVLFGLAMDYQVFIASGMREAYMHGAPAKKAVRIGFSHAGTVVTAAAIIMVSVFAGFIFSHLTMVRPLGFAMAFGVLLDAFVVRMTIVPAVMYLLGEKTWWLPKWLDRILPDVDVEGARLERRENEPQKRAEPVH from the coding sequence ATGGCCCTGCTGCTCTACCGCCTCGGCAAGTTCTCCTACCGCCACCGTTGGCTGGTCATTTCCCTCTGGCTCGCGGCGCTGGTGGCCGTGGGCGGTTCCGCAGCCGCCTTCCACGGCACGCTGTCCAACAACTTCCAGATTCCAGGCACCGAGACCCAGCGGGTCGCGGACAAGCTGAAGCAGGAACTGCCGGCAGCGTCGGGCGGTTCTGCGACGATTGTCTTTGAAGCCCCGGAAGGCGGCTTTACCGACCGGAGCCGCGCCGCCGTCACAGCCGCGCTGACCAAGCTTGGTGACCTGCCGGACGTCAAGGCCACGGTGGATCCATTCGCCACACAGGCCGGGCTGGACCAGGCCGGGCAGGCCATCGCCGACGGCGAGCAGCAGCTTGCCGCGGGCCAGGCCCGCCTGGATGCCTCACGCGCCGAACTCGACGCCGGCGCCGCGCAGCTGAGCGCCGCTGAGCAGCAGCTCGCTGCCGGCGGCGCCACCCCAGCCATGATCGAAGCCCGGCTCGGAGTCCAGAAGGCCGCCCTCGCACAGGGCAAGGCGCAGCTCGAGGCCGGCACCCAGGAACTGCAGGCTGCCAAGGCCAAGCTTGACCTGGGCAAGCGGCAGGCGGAAGCTTCGGCCGGGATCCGCTTCGTCTCTACGGACGGTCAGGCAGCCGTGGCACAGGTGCAGTTCAACACCTCCATCAATGCCCTCACACCGGCGGTGCGCCAGCAGGTGCAGGACATCGCGCATGAGGCTTCGTCCGCCGGGGTGACGGCCCTGGCCAGCAAGGAAATCACCGAGGACATTTCAGAACTCTTCGGCACCGCAGAAATCATCGGCATCGGGGTCGCGGCCCTGGTCCTGATCCTGATGCTCGGCACGCTCATCGCCGCGGGCCTGCCACTGCTGATGGCCGTCATCGGCGTTGGCGTCGGCGTAGGCATCACGTTCGCCCTGTCCGGCGCCTTCGAGATGAGTTCCATCTCGCCCATGCTCGCGCTGATGCTGGGCCTCGCGGTGGGCATCGACTACTCCCTGTTCATCGTCAACCGGCACCGGACCCAGCTGCAGGCGGGTATGGACCCCGAAGAATCCGTGGCGCGCGCCACCGGAACCTCGGGCAACGCGGTGCTTTTTGCCGGCCTGACGGTCATCATTGCCCTGGCTGCCCTGGTGGTGCCCGGCCTGCCGTTCCTGAGCGTGATGGGCCTGGCCGCGGCCGGCACCGTCGCGGTGGCCGTCCTGGTGGCACTCACCCTGACTCCCGCCTTGCTGTCCCTGATCGGCCGGCGCATCATTTCCCGGCGGGCCTGGGCCAAGGCCGATGCCCACAATGCCGAGGCCGGCCACGAGGTTGCGGACCAGGCCAGTGACGAGGAAAAGAGCACCCGGGGCTGGGGCGGCATGGTCACCAGGCACCCCATCGTGGCGCTCGTCTCCGGCGTGCTCCTACTGGGGACGCTGGCCCTGCCTGCCGCTCAGCTTCAGCTCGCACTGCCCGACGGCGGCTCCGAACCGGTGGACTCCGAGGCCTACCAGGCCTATGACGTCACCGCGCGCAGCTTCGGCGAAGGCGTCACCGGACCCATTGTGGTGGTGGGTGAATTCCCGGCCGGCCTGGACGAAACCCAGGCCCAAAAACTGCAGTATGACGTCGCGGAACTGATCCGGGGCGTGGACAACGTGGTGGCGACAGTACCGGTAGCACTGAGTGAAGACCGCCGCACAGCCGTCTTCCAGGTCATCCCGGAGGAGGGGCCCGCCAAGGCCGGCACCGTGCAGGTGGTGAGCGAACTCCGCGAACGCGGCACGCAGATCCAGGCCGAAACGGGGGTCACCATCGGCCTGACCGGACAGACGGCCGGCAACATCGACGTCTCCTCAAAACTCGGCGACGCCCTGCCCCCGTACCTGGCGATCGTCGTCGGGCTCTCCCTCATCCTGCTGCTGCTGGTGTTCCGCTCCATTGTGGTTCCCCTCCTGGCAACCGGCGGTTTCCTGCTGTCCCTGGCCGCAGCGTTCGGCCTGGTGGTGGCCGTCTACCAGTGGGGCTGGCTGGGCGGCGTGTTCGACGTCGCCAATCCCGGCGCGGTCCTGAGCTTCCTCCCGATCATCCTGATCGGTGTGCTGTTCGGCCTGGCCATGGACTACCAGGTGTTCATCGCCTCCGGCATGCGCGAGGCCTACATGCATGGCGCCCCGGCCAAAAAGGCCGTTCGCATCGGCTTCAGCCACGCCGGCACCGTGGTGACCGCCGCTGCGATCATCATGGTCAGTGTGTTCGCCGGCTTCATCTTCAGCCACCTGACCATGGTCCGGCCGTTGGGCTTCGCCATGGCGTTCGGTGTGCTGCTGGATGCCTTTGTGGTCCGCATGACCATCGTCCCGGCCGTAATGTACCTCCTCGGCGAAAAGACCTGGTGGCTGCCGAAGTGGCTGGACCGGATCCTGCCTGATGTGGATGTGGAGGGCGCCCGGCTGGAACGCCGCGAAAACGAGCCGCAGAAGCGGGCCGAGCCCGTCCATTAG
- a CDS encoding TetR/AcrR family transcriptional regulator has product MPELLSRRELNKAATRQAITDAALTLLRANGPGNFTAEDIAESAGISRRTFFNYFSSIEAALASVTHGFLDSALQQFRLRPANEPVLESARAALMQLADPMTVAPLAELFTLTQDNAVLSRSELEAWDHCTEEIISAARERFARTPGAAVDELYLRALAGSVISCGKAAMDVWFVQCGADLSPASLAVLRQLLIDAMGHLGSGFGSPLPAAGPAATPTTATTPLLKERL; this is encoded by the coding sequence ATGCCCGAACTTCTCTCGCGCCGTGAGCTGAACAAAGCCGCCACCCGCCAGGCCATCACCGACGCCGCTTTGACCCTGCTGCGTGCGAACGGCCCAGGGAATTTCACGGCGGAGGATATCGCCGAATCAGCCGGGATATCGCGCCGCACGTTCTTCAATTACTTCAGCAGCATCGAAGCCGCCCTGGCCTCAGTGACGCACGGGTTCCTGGACAGCGCCCTTCAGCAGTTCCGGCTGCGCCCCGCAAACGAGCCGGTTCTGGAGTCCGCCCGCGCGGCCCTGATGCAACTCGCCGACCCCATGACCGTGGCACCGCTGGCTGAGCTCTTCACACTCACCCAGGACAACGCGGTCCTGTCCCGGTCCGAACTCGAAGCGTGGGACCACTGCACCGAAGAGATCATCAGCGCGGCCAGGGAGCGCTTCGCCAGAACGCCGGGCGCCGCCGTCGACGAACTGTACCTGCGCGCCCTTGCAGGCTCCGTCATCTCCTGCGGGAAGGCGGCCATGGACGTATGGTTCGTCCAGTGCGGCGCCGATCTCTCCCCCGCATCGCTCGCTGTCCTGCGGCAACTGCTCATTGACGCCATGGGCCACCTCGGCTCCGGTTTCGGCAGCCCTCTTCCAGCAGCCGGCCCCGCCGCGACTCCCACAACTGCCACAACCCCCCTCCTCAAAGAACGGCTTTGA
- a CDS encoding dicarboxylate/amino acid:cation symporter yields the protein MSTQTRTPESAGTTGFQLPKWAGSFGFQIIAALIVGLGLGLLAKYTGSTKEIPNGLGATLQTIGSSYVSLLQTAVVPLIFTAVVSSISNLRQVSNAAKLAWNTLLWFAITSLIAVVIGIGLGVFLQPGANTGITQEAKYAGKSGDWWSFLIGLFPKNFLGLGASSTVTESATAATTVATSVSFNVLQILVIAIAVGVAALKVGKAAEPFLNLNASALAVIQKVLWWIIRIAPLGTVGLIGNAAAVYGWDTIGALGKFTFAIYVGLALVLFVVYPALIRSHGLSVKQYFSGVWPAVQLAFVSRSSIGTLPLTQRVTERSLGVPRAYASFAVPLGATTKMDGCAAIYPAISAIFVAQFFGVPLDASHYLLIALVSVLGSAATAGTTGAVVMLTLTLSTLGLPLAGVGLLLAIDPILDMGRTAVNVAGQALVPTIVAKRQGILDEALYNAPRNGTPFVDDDADSSTADPSAITGATDSSEAGRELADAKA from the coding sequence GTGAGCACTCAAACCCGCACCCCAGAATCCGCAGGAACGACCGGCTTCCAGCTGCCCAAGTGGGCTGGCTCGTTCGGTTTCCAGATCATCGCCGCCCTCATTGTCGGGCTGGGCCTCGGCCTGCTGGCCAAGTACACCGGCAGCACCAAGGAGATCCCCAACGGCCTCGGCGCCACGCTGCAGACCATCGGCTCCAGCTACGTTTCGCTGCTGCAGACCGCGGTGGTTCCGCTGATCTTCACCGCCGTGGTCAGCTCCATCTCGAACCTGCGCCAGGTCTCCAACGCCGCCAAGCTGGCCTGGAACACCCTGCTCTGGTTCGCCATCACGTCCCTGATCGCTGTGGTGATCGGAATCGGCCTCGGCGTGTTCCTGCAGCCCGGCGCCAACACCGGCATCACCCAGGAAGCCAAGTACGCCGGCAAGTCCGGTGACTGGTGGTCCTTCCTGATCGGGCTGTTCCCCAAGAACTTCCTTGGCCTCGGCGCCAGCTCCACCGTGACTGAAAGCGCCACCGCAGCCACAACGGTCGCCACCTCTGTCAGCTTCAACGTGCTCCAGATCCTGGTGATTGCCATCGCCGTCGGCGTCGCCGCCCTCAAGGTGGGCAAAGCTGCCGAGCCGTTCCTGAACCTCAACGCTTCGGCGCTGGCCGTCATCCAGAAGGTCCTCTGGTGGATCATCCGGATCGCCCCGCTCGGCACTGTTGGCCTGATCGGCAACGCCGCGGCCGTCTACGGCTGGGACACCATCGGCGCGCTCGGCAAGTTCACCTTCGCCATTTACGTGGGCCTTGCCCTGGTGCTGTTTGTTGTTTACCCGGCCCTCATCCGCTCCCATGGCCTGTCCGTGAAGCAGTACTTCTCCGGCGTCTGGCCTGCCGTGCAGCTGGCGTTTGTGTCCCGCTCCTCGATCGGAACCTTGCCGCTGACCCAGCGCGTCACGGAGCGCAGCCTGGGTGTTCCCCGCGCCTACGCTTCCTTCGCCGTGCCCTTGGGCGCCACCACCAAGATGGACGGCTGCGCCGCGATCTACCCCGCGATCTCCGCCATCTTCGTGGCCCAGTTCTTCGGCGTCCCGCTGGACGCCAGCCATTACCTGCTCATCGCCCTCGTCTCGGTCCTCGGTTCCGCCGCAACGGCCGGCACCACCGGCGCCGTCGTAATGCTCACCCTGACGCTCTCCACGCTGGGCCTGCCCCTGGCCGGCGTCGGACTCCTGCTGGCGATCGATCCCATCCTGGACATGGGCCGCACCGCGGTCAACGTTGCAGGCCAGGCCCTGGTGCCCACCATCGTGGCCAAGCGCCAGGGCATCCTTGACGAGGCGCTCTACAACGCGCCCCGGAACGGCACTCCGTTTGTGGACGACGACGCCGACTCGTCCACCGCGGATCCCTCCGCCATCACCGGGGCTACCGACTCTTCGGAAGCCGGACGCGAGCTGGCCGACGCGAAGGCCTGA
- a CDS encoding DUF885 domain-containing protein, which yields MTTEAVPAARPHSAIDAVADDYTDTLIRLNPSLATTLGLPGHESEYPDYSPAGIAGFAAEARNALAALADLVPQDDVDAVTLDAMRERLGLQLEIHESGWDEAELNNIASPAQDIRAIFDLMPTETAEHWEHIAGRALNVPGALRGYMESLRQARDAGKVAAGRQVSIVIEQTTKYAANDGFFAKLAARARTAGGPLPVETRGRLDAGAAAARGAYRDLAKFLRTELLPAAPQQDAVGRERYALASRSFLGAAVDLEETYAWGVQELDRLIAEQENVASRIKPGASIAEAKDLLNNDPARQLKGTEALKAWMQELSDKAVAELAGVHFEIPDVMKKLECLIAPTDEGGIYYTGPSDDFSRPGRMWWSVPAGEDTFTTWAETTTVFHEGVPGHHLQVATAIYRRELLNKWRRNICWTSGHGEGWALYAEKLMQELGYLADPGDHLGMLDMQRMRAARVVFDIGVHLELKIPERWGTGTWTPEAGYDFLKENLPISEGQLKFEFTRYLGWPGQAPSYKVGQRLWEQIRADLETRPGFDLKAFHTKALNVGSVGLDTLRRALLD from the coding sequence GTGACTACCGAAGCCGTCCCCGCCGCCCGCCCGCACTCCGCCATCGATGCCGTGGCGGATGACTATACCGACACACTCATCCGGCTGAACCCGTCGCTTGCCACCACGCTGGGGCTGCCGGGGCACGAGTCCGAGTACCCGGATTACTCCCCCGCCGGCATCGCCGGCTTTGCAGCGGAAGCCCGGAATGCCCTCGCGGCCCTGGCGGACCTGGTGCCCCAGGACGACGTTGACGCCGTCACCCTGGACGCGATGCGGGAACGGCTGGGCCTCCAGCTGGAAATCCACGAATCGGGCTGGGACGAGGCGGAGCTGAACAACATCGCCTCCCCTGCACAGGACATCCGGGCCATTTTCGACCTGATGCCCACCGAAACCGCTGAACATTGGGAGCACATCGCCGGCCGCGCCCTTAACGTCCCTGGGGCTCTCCGCGGCTACATGGAATCCCTGCGCCAGGCCCGGGACGCGGGCAAGGTCGCGGCCGGACGCCAGGTGTCCATCGTCATCGAGCAGACCACCAAATACGCCGCCAACGACGGCTTCTTCGCCAAGCTCGCCGCCAGGGCCCGGACTGCCGGTGGTCCGCTGCCGGTCGAAACCCGGGGAAGGCTCGACGCCGGTGCTGCCGCCGCCCGTGGTGCCTACCGGGACCTCGCGAAGTTCCTGCGCACGGAGCTGCTGCCTGCCGCCCCGCAGCAGGACGCCGTCGGCCGGGAACGCTACGCACTGGCTTCGCGATCCTTCCTGGGCGCCGCCGTCGACCTCGAAGAGACCTACGCCTGGGGCGTCCAGGAACTGGACCGGCTCATCGCCGAGCAGGAAAATGTCGCGTCCCGCATCAAGCCCGGGGCCAGCATCGCGGAGGCCAAGGACCTCCTCAACAATGACCCGGCACGCCAGCTCAAGGGCACGGAGGCCCTCAAAGCGTGGATGCAGGAACTCTCGGACAAGGCAGTTGCCGAACTTGCCGGGGTGCACTTCGAGATCCCGGACGTAATGAAGAAGCTCGAATGCCTCATCGCCCCGACCGACGAGGGCGGCATTTACTACACCGGCCCCTCTGACGACTTCTCACGCCCGGGCCGGATGTGGTGGTCAGTTCCTGCCGGCGAAGACACCTTCACCACCTGGGCCGAAACCACCACGGTCTTCCATGAAGGCGTCCCCGGCCACCACCTGCAGGTGGCCACCGCCATCTACCGGCGGGAACTGCTGAACAAGTGGCGGCGCAACATCTGCTGGACGTCCGGCCACGGCGAAGGTTGGGCCCTGTACGCCGAAAAGCTCATGCAGGAACTCGGCTACCTGGCCGATCCCGGCGACCACCTGGGCATGCTGGACATGCAGCGGATGCGGGCGGCCCGCGTGGTGTTCGACATCGGCGTCCACCTGGAACTCAAGATCCCCGAACGCTGGGGCACCGGAACGTGGACCCCGGAGGCGGGCTACGACTTCCTCAAGGAGAACCTGCCCATCAGCGAAGGCCAGCTCAAATTCGAATTCACCCGGTACCTCGGCTGGCCCGGCCAGGCACCCTCCTACAAAGTGGGACAGCGCCTCTGGGAACAGATCCGCGCCGACCTCGAAACCCGGCCAGGCTTCGACCTCAAGGCGTTCCACACCAAGGCACTGAACGTCGGCTCCGTAGGCCTCGACACCCTCCGGCGGGCGCTGCTGGATTAG
- a CDS encoding acyl-CoA carboxylase subunit epsilon: MIPTDEPVAEAALPLISVVKGHPSAEELAALTAVVLSLGSADAVAAGKPTARDWVRRQQLRLAPTPGPGAWRRSRG; this comes from the coding sequence GTGATCCCCACCGACGAGCCGGTGGCCGAAGCCGCACTCCCCCTAATCTCAGTTGTCAAGGGCCACCCGTCGGCCGAGGAGCTCGCGGCGCTGACCGCCGTCGTGCTTTCCCTGGGCAGCGCCGACGCCGTGGCCGCCGGGAAGCCCACCGCCCGCGACTGGGTGCGCCGCCAGCAGCTGCGGCTCGCCCCGACGCCGGGTCCCGGCGCGTGGAGGCGGAGCCGGGGTTAG